The Myxococcota bacterium sequence AGAACCGCTACATGCACGTGCCCGAGCTCGTGCGCCTGGGCGCCGACATCGAGATCGAGGGCAAGACCGCGGTGGTGAACGGCCCGTCGCGGCTCTCGGGCGCGCCGGTCATGGCCACCGACCTGCGGGCGAGCGCGTCGCTCGTGCTGGCGGGGCTCGCGGCCTCGGGCGAGACGCGCGTGCGCCGCGTGTACCACATCGACCGCGGCTACGAGCGCATCGAGGAGAAGCTCGCGCGCCTGGGCGGCCGGATCCGGCGCGAAGCGGAGTGAGTCGTGGCCGTCGAGCTCCAGATCGAGCTGCTCGATGCGCGCGCCTCCGACTTCGCGCGCCGCTTCGCGCGGCTCGAGCAACGCCGCTCGTTCGAGCGCGCGAACCTGCAGGAGCAAGTCGGCGCGATCCTCGACGACGTGCGCCGGCGCGGCGACGCGGCCGTGCTCGACGCGATCGAGCGCTTCGACGGCTACCGGCTCGAGCCGGCGCAGCTGAAGGTGACTTCCGCCGAGATCGAGGCCGGCGCGGCGCGCCTCGGCCCTGAAGACGCCGCGGCGCTGGCGTTCGCGGCCGAGCGCATCCGCGAGTTCCACGAGCTGCACGTCCCGCGCAGCTGGGACGAGGCCAAGGTCGGTCAGCGCCTCGGACAGTTCGTGCGGCCGCTCGACGCGGTCGGGCTGTACGTGCCCGGCGGCACCGCGCCGCTGGCGTCGACCACGCTCATGCTCGGCATCCCCGCGGCGGTCGCGGGCGTGCGCGTGCGCGCCATGTCGAGCCCGGGACGCGAGCTGCCGCCCGCCGTGCTCGCGGCCGCG is a genomic window containing:
- a CDS encoding histidinol dehydrogenase, whose product is MAVELQIELLDARASDFARRFARLEQRRSFERANLQEQVGAILDDVRRRGDAAVLDAIERFDGYRLEPAQLKVTSAEIEAGAARLGPEDAAALAFAAERIREFHELHVPRSWDEAKVGQRLGQFVRPLDAVGLYVPGGTAPLASTTLMLGIPAAVAGVRVRAMSSPGRELPPAVLAAA